GCGGCTATGTTATCAAGTGCCCGACTAGCTGCTCAGAGATTTAGTCTGTACCAATATTAACGGGCATTTTCTGACCTTGCAGGCCTGTGAATAGGCCAGCTCGCAAACATCACAGAGATCTCTTATATCTGACTCATATTCATATTCCATGTAATAACGAAAGTTGCCATCACAGGGCTGGGTTCTCCAGAATCGTTGCGGCTCCAGCACTTCATCAAGTTGCCTGAATGTCAGGCCCGTTGGGTTATGAAAACCCACTCTTACCAGGTATGTAGTCATGCAACGATTATTCCCCTAACCGTGACCGGGTAGCCAGCCGGTATTAATTCTCATTGAGATAGGAGAAACCTAACCTGAAGGCTTATGGCCGCCACGTTATCAACGGGATAATACCTGTGAATCCCCGCAAGCAGCTGAGCGTGAGCACGCGGAAGATAAACGGCGGCGGCTTCCTTTGGTGGTTGAAGAAGGAGTAATGGTATGGCGTGAAAGGTAGAGATGTTTGCCGGACAACGCCGCAGAGAAAATCAAGGTTGCCAGGCGAGACGAACGTCTCTGATAGGGTGCCGAAAAAGCTGAGAGCAAGGAATGTGCTGAGAAAAGGTGCCTGCTTTCGCGGCAGGCGTTATATCCCTTCCGCGTGGTTAGCCTGCTGAGCGCTGTAATACCGGCTCGGCCTGAAGCTCCAGCAGCTGCATCACTTTATTCATGGTATTCAGCTCATCGGCTGAATAGGTTTTATTGGCAATGAGGTCGATATTCAGCAGTGTCATAATGCTTTCAGCACAGGTTGGGCTGGCCACCGCCATTGACAGCATCGCCTGTCCGACCAGAAAGCAGGTATTTTTATACTGCGGATTCACGTCATTATTCTTAGCCATTTGCCCTCCGGGATAAGTTAGCACAACGGATTAAAACAGACACATCAGCTAATGACCACGTCTGATTATCGTCAACCCGATGATTGTAAAAGGGTTCTGAATTATTATGCAGGCAGTTTCATTACGTCTGATTTCACATTAATTGCGTTGAGCCATCACTCATTTCAGCCGCAACGGCAGATCAATCGAGGGCGTATCGCACTGTCAGCGCAAGCGGATGCCTTGCCTTTAACCGGACATCATTCGCTGTGGATCATTACCCTGAGCACTGCGCAACAGGCCACTTTCCTCCAACAAAACGTCAAGATTTGTCAATCTTCTTACCGCGTTGCTTTCAGTCGCCGTTACTCTGCCGCCATTCAGTAACCATCTGTTTAGTCACTTCTTTTTTGTAGCATATCGGCGCATAGCCGCCCGCTTTGCTCCAGGCACTGCGCCTGCCGCAACTGCTGCCGTTACGGGCGCTGTTAAACGGACAGGCGCAGGTGCCCGGATAGTCAGCGATCGAATCATCGATAATCTGCTGTTTCACTTCATCGTCACTGAGCGCGTTTTTTTTAGCCAGGGCCGGGTTGCCAGAGAGCATGCCCGCTATTAACACCATCAGCGGTAAAAGCGTTCTGCATCGCATCATTATTCCCTCCGTGATGAAGAAGAAAAATTAACCTTTTTCAGCCTGTTTCAATTGGCCGATTAAACAGCAAAAACGCGTTTTTGCGCTGAAATTGTTCCATGCGGTCAAAATAACAGCACCTTATAACAGGCTATATCGCCGTGACGTTGCTGCTGCGCTTGAGTCCGCGGCGCTTTGCAACTAAACCTGGTAATCTGGCTTGCAACGTTAAGGATGAAAAAATGAAGAAGTGGTTTGTTTCGTACGTGGTAAAGCCGCAGGGTCAGGAGCACAAAACCCTGCATGCGTTTATTGAAGGTGATGACGTTGAGGAAGAACTGACGGCCTATATTTATGGCATCAAAGAGTTGATGAAACTGGAAACGGAAGAGATTACCGTGCTGTCGGTAAGCCTGGTATAAATGGGAAAAGAGATCGCCCCGCTGCTGCGGGGCGCGTCTTACAGAATATCGCTGTCGCCGTTAGCTTTTACTGAGCACATAGCTGAACACCCTGCCGTTTTTCATCTGCACCGTCAGCGTTTTGCCTTCGGTAGTGTCCATCGCTCTGGCTTCGCTGTACGTCCACATCAGCAGTTGCTGACCATCGGGATAAGGCGTTTCGGTGTCAGGCTGACCAAACAGCGAGATCAGTTCCGCCCGTGTGGTGCTGCCTTTGTGGATTTGTTGCACGCCATCAGCATCGATATTGCGCCCAACTGAGTTTGAACAGGCGCTAATTAATACAATGATCGCGCTGAAAATTATCGCTTTATTCACAACCGGCTTCCTGTGAAAACCTTGAGCTGATGGGTAAATGGCGTAACAGAAGCCACCCGCAGGTGGCTTATTGATAACCTGCCCGGTTTAGCGAGCGCGTGGCGCCAGCCAGTGCTCAATGTCGCTGGCAGGAATGGGCTTCGAGCAAAAATAGCCCTGTACCTGATCGCAGCCGTACTGCTTGAGCAGAGTCAGCGTCGCTTCGGTTTCTACCCCTTCAGCCAGCACCGTGTAGTTCAGCTCCTTCAGCATACGAATGATATTACTGACAATAATCCGCGAGGTGGCATCGTTTGCCAGCCGCGTAATCAGCGACATATCAATTTTAACCACGTCCAGCGGCAGATCCTGCAGGTAGCTGATGTTGCTGTAACCGATGCCGAAATCATCCAGCGAGATGTCAAAGCCGTGCGCTTTCAGCGATTGCAACCCTTCCACCGCCACGCGACTCTCTGTCACTAATTCGTTTTCCAGACATTCGATCCCCATTACCGATGCTGGCAACTGTGCGTCCTGCAATTTTGCCGCCAGCGCATCGGCAAAACCTGGCTTGGAGAAATCCCGCTCACTGGCGTTAATCGATACCGGAATCAGGGTGTATTCCTGATTCCAGGTTTTCAGCTGCGCAATCACGCGATTGATGACCCAATCGGTCAGCTCAGACAGCAGATTGGTTTTCTTCGCCAGCGGAATGAACTGTGACGGGAACAGCTCGCCGCGCAGCGGGTGATCCCAGCGTATCAGTGCTTCCAGACCCACGGTTTTACCGCTGTGCAGGCAAATCTTCGGCTGATACACCAGATATAAATCTTCATCCATTTTAAGCGCGCTGGCGAGATCGTTCATGATCAAAAAATCGTCGGTGCGCCGGGAATCGTATGAGGTGTCAAAAGGCATGGCGGTAACGTTGGTATGAATACCTTCGTGCAGCGCGCTGACCGCCTGACGCAGCGCCTCGTTGGCGCTGAGCTGGCCTGGCAAAAACTCGGTTTCGCCGGTGAACACTTCCAGCGCAATGGAGATATTCTCGCCAAGATCGGCATTCATGTTGCTGAGCGTGTTAACCACATCCTGCGCCTGCAGTGCTGTCTCGCTCGGCTGAACGATAGCAAAACGTCCCGGGGCGAAGGCATACAGCGTGGTTTCGCCATTCATCTTGAGACGATGGAAAACGGAAATAGCGATGTGCTTCAGCAGCTGCTCGGCCGGGCCGGTGCCCACGGTGCGAGCCAGCTCATAGGCGCGCTGGATCTCAATGCAGTCAATCAGCATCAGCTTGTGAGATTGTTCGGGATTATCCAGCGCCAGTTGCTGAATATCGCGCACCAGACGTTGACGGTTTGGCAGATTGGTAATGACATCAACAAAACCGGCGTGGCTCCAGGCATCCAGAAATGAGGTCACCAGTTCCGACAGAAACTTCAGCGTGATGAGCTGCTCGTCAGAGAACACCCGTGGTTCAACATCGGTGACGCACAGCGTGCCCAGTACAAAGCCATCTTCATTGGTCAGCGACACGCCCGCGTAAAAACGCATAAACGGCTGGCCAGTCACGAAAGGATGGCTCACAAAGCGATCGTCAAGCAGCGTATCTTCCACCACCAGCTCACCATTGCCATCAACAACGTGTCGGCACAGGGAATCACCGCGGGTCGACTGCTTTAAATCGAAATTCTGCGACGCTTTAATGTATTGGTTATTATCATCAATGATTGAGATAAAACTGCCTGAAATACCTAATACGCGACTGGCCAAACGGACAAACTTATCCAGTGCTTCATCTCTGGTTTCATCGGGTGACAGCAATGTATTCACCGCTCTGAGACGACTTTTCTCAGTATCACTTTGATTATTATGCACTTAGGCCTCCCTGTATGCTGGCCATAAAAACTTAACAGAGGTTAAGATTAATAACGTTCCGGGTGAAATTTAATTAATTGCTGTCACTTTAATATAATGATTTCACTGGTGAATAGTGTCATAAGGCAGCCTTTTTTTCCAAGCATTTAGGCAGAAGCGGACACGAAAAACCGCGCCCTGTTTTATCGGGCCGCGACGCGACGCTGCGGCTGATGCGGCATCGTGGCGTGCAGTGTCGGGGTGTATACGCGGGATAACACGCGCCGCATCATCTGTTTAGCAGGAAAGTTAGCCCATGTGCCGCTGCACAATAATGCCCTTGTCTCCGCCTCGGTTTAATTCACAGTAAAAACTCGAATGTTAAAAATCAGATTAAGGCGAAAGCACACTAAAACATTATTGCGGCTGGCAGTCATAGTCGCCGGAAATACGAATCTGGCTTTGCTGAGTACGCATGATCTCCACATGCATCGTCGGCTTATCATCAGCGTTAACATAATCCATCGCGTAATTACCGCTGAACTTTGTCGCAGCCACCACCCAGTGTATTTTCACCCGCTGATAATCGCCTTTTTGCTGCAAAAAGGTGACCTTTTGCACCTTTGGCTTTACCCCATTAATGCGCACCGTGCCGTTGGCACCGGGCGACACGCTAAACGCGCCGCATTTCATTGCCGGCACGGCGTCGAGGGCCGCAGAGACTTTGCCCGCCATGAGCATGGCGGTGGCGATCAGGATAAGGGTTTTCATTTTCACGGCGTCAGGGTTCTCACGGTAAGGGTCATGTCGAATGGATAAGCTGATGCCGGCACGCGTCGCACAGGCAATCAGATCAGTAAAAGGTGGTTTCCAGCGTCGCCTTAAGGGTCACGCCTGCGCTGTTAGCACCCGGCTGGCGCACAATATCGCAGGCCACAGGAATTTTTTTCTGGTATTCGCAACGCATCGAAATGGTGCTTTCCCCTTCTGGCGTCTTGATGTTCATCGTGTAGTCAGCGGGCCTGGCGGCTTTTTGCGGCCATGTGTAATGAATCTCTTCTATTGTTCTGTTCTCCGCACTGCCGATCACGCTGAGCTGCAATCCAGTATCGTCGTAGGCGTAGCGATAACGCACGCCCGCATATTCCGGTATCGATTCCACCAGCCAGCCCTGCTCGTTGTAACGGAACCGGGTGCGCTGTTTCTTAGCAAGATTGAACTTGCTTTCAATTTCACACTGTTGATTCAGCTCATACACCACCGCCTCGCCATTTTCATCACCGGTCAGCTGGGCAGCCTGTCGCTTAAGATGGACGCGGCCGGAAAGATCGCTGTCCATGGCAAAGGCAATAATGCAGCCCTGACGATCAAACTCAGCATTCACCTCGTGCACTACGCTGCCGCTGCTGTCGGTGGCGCGCTGGTGCAGCTTATGCACGCGGCCGGGCAACGTTTCGAAATCGTAAAGTGATGATAGAGTCATCATGTTGCCTTTGGTCACAGGCGCTTCGCGGTCACAGCCCATCAGCATACAGAGCGGTAACAGCACAAGCCGATGCGTTTTCATTATTCACCCTTGTTGTTATTGAATGACATGCCCTGTCGCCTTATTTGCGGTGCGCTTGTGTGACCTGCCCGGCAATCCGGTGCGTTAAAAAAAGGCTTTCGCTAAAAGGAATTATAATCAGGTTACTGCTGCCCACGAAGGAAGGTTTTTATGCTGTGGATCGAACAAGGCCTCTATTTACGTGTGGAGGAGCTAACCAACGGCCCGCGTCCGCTGCCGTTGCTGAGTGGATTTAATCGCGATACCGCCTATCGGGCGCTGGGCTGCTTTAACCCTTCAGAAACCTCCGACGCTTACTATATTCTCTCCAACGACCGCGATGAAATCTGGTTTATCTGTAATCGCCATCTGCGCACCGCTTTTCTGGCACCGGCCAGCGACGCTTTTCGGCTGGCGCTGACCCACGCTGCATTACTGGCCCGCGCTGCCGAGGCGTCGCCAGCGGCCGTTCCGCTTCATCTTAGCCGCTAGCATGCCGGGATGGCTCGTCAGCCGGGCCATCCCGGCTCAGGCGATACCCAATGCGTTTTTAACATCGTTGGCTATTTTCTCCACCTGCGGACCGTAGATCACTTGCACATCATGATCGCTGACCCGATTAACGCCGTTTGCGCCGGTGGTCATCAACGTCTGATCCACCACTTCTTTCATCTCTTTAACCCGCACGCGCAACCGGGTGAAGCAGCAATCAACCTCTTCGATGTTGGCCTCGCCGCCCAGCCCGCTGATGATCACGCTGGTGCGCTGATCGGCGGCGACCGCTTCTGGCTTCGCTTCATCTTCTGATTCCCGTCCCGGCGTTTCCACATTCATACGCGTAATCACAAACCGGAAGCCGTAATAGTAAACGGGCACGTAAACCGCACCGAGCACCAGCGTCCACCACCAGTGGGTTTTACTGCCGCCCAGAATACCGAATACCACCAGATCGATAGCGCCGCCCTGCACGTTGCCGATCATCAGGTGCAGCATCGACATCAGCATAAAGGAGAGGCCGGTCAGCAACGCATGCAGCACATAAAGCACCGGCGAGACGAACATAAAGCAGAACTCCAGCGGCTCGGTAATGCCGGTGGTGAATGAGGTCAGCGCGCCGGCCATAACCAGCGCCTTAACCCGCTGTTTATGTTCCGGGCGTGCGGTGTGATAAATCGCCAGTGCCGCTGCCGGCAGACCAAACATCATCACCGGAATTTTACCCTGTGCCAGAAAGCGGGTGGCAGAGCGAATGGTGTCGTCGGGAATGGTACCGGGATGGGTCAGCGAGGCGTTGAAAATATTCAGCGCGCCCACCAGCGTCTGGTTATCCACGGTGGCAATGCCGCCAATCGGCGTAAAGCGCACTGTCTCATTCAGAATGTGGTGCAGCCCGGTAGGAATCAGCAAACGTTCAAAGGTGCCGAGCAAAAACGCACCGTACTGGCCGCTTTTGCCAATCATCATGCCAATCCATGCAATGCCCTGCCCAATGGTCGGCCAGACCAGCGCCAGCAGAACGCCAATCAGCGGTAATACCACCACGGTAACGATCGGTACAAAGCGACGGCCACCAAAAAAGCTGATGGCGGTCGGCAACTGTTGGGTATAAAAGCGGTTGTGCAGGAACACGGTAACCAGGCCCGCGATCACCCCGCCCAGCACGCTCATGTTGTAGGTAAAGATGCCCAGCATGTCGATATATTCGGCGGAGACCATCATCGACGCCGTTTGATCCATCCCCGCACGTTGCAGCGCTTCCGGCGTGGTAGTGGCGGCGGTCAGCCCTTTAGACGCCAGGGTGGCGCTGATGCCGACATGCATAGAGATAAAGCCGATGACAGCGGCAAAGGCGGCGGTCGGCTTCTCCGCTTTTGCCAGGCCAATGGCGCTGGCAACGGCAAAGAACACCGGCAGATTGGCAAACAGCGCACCCGCGACTTTACGGATGAAGCCGATGATCAGCTGCGGAACCTGCAAACTGGCAAAGGCTTCGCCGGTGATAGCGGGATTCTGCATCGCGGCAGCCACGCCGAGGAAAATACCGGCAGCGGCGATCACCGAAATCGGCATCATCAGCGCCTTGCCAAAGGCGTGAATCTGGCTGGCCATTTTTTTCATCTTCATCGCTCTCTTGTGCGGTTGAAAGCTTCATTATTAGCCAACAAATCCTGCAGGGCGGCGCAGAGGCCACCTTACAGCGGCCAAAGTTTGACCTGCATCACAAATAAAAGCGCGACGCGATAAACGGCACCTATCACACCATTAAAGCAATCAATTAGACAATTCTGCATGTCGGGAGCAGACTCCTGCGAAAAGAAGACATAACTTCTTAACAACTCATAAACAAGAAAAGCCTGCAAATATCATGAAATTTAAAACTAAAATTCAGCCTTACCGGGCCGCTGCTGGCGGCTGGGGTTCACTGGAAGCCACCACCCGTTTTGTTTTTGACAGCAAACAAGCGTTGAAAAACATGCGTAACCTGATGCGCATGAACAAAGCCAAAGGCTTTGACTGCCCTGGCTGCGCATGGGGCGATGACAATAAAAGTACCTTCAGCTTCTGTGAGAACGGCGCTAAAGCGGTGACCTGGGAAGCGACCCGCCGCTTTGTGGATGCCTCATTCTTTAAAAAACACAGCGTGTCGGCGCTCTATCAGCAGAGTGATTACTTCCTGGAGTATCAGGGCCGTTTGACCGAGCCGTTGCGCTATAACGCCGAAACCGATCACTACGAAGCGGTGAGCTGGGATGAGGCTTTTGCGCTGATCGCGAAGCACATCAAAGCGATGGATAATCCGCATCAGATGGAGCTGTA
The sequence above is drawn from the Duffyella gerundensis genome and encodes:
- a CDS encoding PTS transporter subunit EIIC, which produces MKKMASQIHAFGKALMMPISVIAAAGIFLGVAAAMQNPAITGEAFASLQVPQLIIGFIRKVAGALFANLPVFFAVASAIGLAKAEKPTAAFAAVIGFISMHVGISATLASKGLTAATTTPEALQRAGMDQTASMMVSAEYIDMLGIFTYNMSVLGGVIAGLVTVFLHNRFYTQQLPTAISFFGGRRFVPIVTVVVLPLIGVLLALVWPTIGQGIAWIGMMIGKSGQYGAFLLGTFERLLIPTGLHHILNETVRFTPIGGIATVDNQTLVGALNIFNASLTHPGTIPDDTIRSATRFLAQGKIPVMMFGLPAAALAIYHTARPEHKQRVKALVMAGALTSFTTGITEPLEFCFMFVSPVLYVLHALLTGLSFMLMSMLHLMIGNVQGGAIDLVVFGILGGSKTHWWWTLVLGAVYVPVYYYGFRFVITRMNVETPGRESEDEAKPEAVAADQRTSVIISGLGGEANIEEVDCCFTRLRVRVKEMKEVVDQTLMTTGANGVNRVSDHDVQVIYGPQVEKIANDVKNALGIA
- a CDS encoding putative bifunctional diguanylate cyclase/phosphodiesterase; translated protein: MHNNQSDTEKSRLRAVNTLLSPDETRDEALDKFVRLASRVLGISGSFISIIDDNNQYIKASQNFDLKQSTRGDSLCRHVVDGNGELVVEDTLLDDRFVSHPFVTGQPFMRFYAGVSLTNEDGFVLGTLCVTDVEPRVFSDEQLITLKFLSELVTSFLDAWSHAGFVDVITNLPNRQRLVRDIQQLALDNPEQSHKLMLIDCIEIQRAYELARTVGTGPAEQLLKHIAISVFHRLKMNGETTLYAFAPGRFAIVQPSETALQAQDVVNTLSNMNADLGENISIALEVFTGETEFLPGQLSANEALRQAVSALHEGIHTNVTAMPFDTSYDSRRTDDFLIMNDLASALKMDEDLYLVYQPKICLHSGKTVGLEALIRWDHPLRGELFPSQFIPLAKKTNLLSELTDWVINRVIAQLKTWNQEYTLIPVSINASERDFSKPGFADALAAKLQDAQLPASVMGIECLENELVTESRVAVEGLQSLKAHGFDISLDDFGIGYSNISYLQDLPLDVVKIDMSLITRLANDATSRIIVSNIIRMLKELNYTVLAEGVETEATLTLLKQYGCDQVQGYFCSKPIPASDIEHWLAPRAR
- a CDS encoding YnfC family lipoprotein, with the translated sequence MKTHRLVLLPLCMLMGCDREAPVTKGNMMTLSSLYDFETLPGRVHKLHQRATDSSGSVVHEVNAEFDRQGCIIAFAMDSDLSGRVHLKRQAAQLTGDENGEAVVYELNQQCEIESKFNLAKKQRTRFRYNEQGWLVESIPEYAGVRYRYAYDDTGLQLSVIGSAENRTIEEIHYTWPQKAARPADYTMNIKTPEGESTISMRCEYQKKIPVACDIVRQPGANSAGVTLKATLETTFY